DNA sequence from the Lachancea thermotolerans CBS 6340 chromosome H complete sequence genome:
TTAGCCTTAGGTATTCCAATTTCGAACATGTCAAGTCTACCAAAGGTATAGAGCTCTCCTTCCTCAGTAAGAACCATGGAGTGATGCTCACCTGCAGAAACCATTTTTACTCTTGTCCCTTCGGGAAGTAAGACTTCAGTTGGGACCGTTACCAGGGCGCCGTCGTCcacttcttcagaaacacCACACTGGCCAAATTGGTTCAAGCCCCAACTATACAGTCTTCCATCTCTAGTTAAAGCGAAAGAATGGTTTTCACCAGTGGCAATGTACTTGACCTTGTCTAAGCCAAAAGCCCTGGGGTCCAGCGTTCTTAAACGAGAGCGCTCCATGATTTTTCTCCCCAACTGGTACTGCTGACCATTTCCCCAAGCATAGACGACACCGCCCTCGTCCAGAAACAAAATATGGTCTTTCCCAGCAGCCATCTGGACAACCTTAGATGTAGTGAATGAAGGGACCTTCCATGGGGTGTTTTGGATCTTGATCGTGTCTTTGTAGAAGCCCAGGATGCCCTCGTTACATCTAAAAGTACCCCATGCGTAAACCTCACCATTGTCCAGCAAGACACAGCTCAGATTGTCTGTAGCAGCTAGCTGAACAACCTTGTGATCTTTCAGTGGTAGGGATTCATCAGGTAACTTTATTGGAGTACTTTCTTGGTCGTTCAAGTCtccgtcttcgtcgtcgctGCTATCATCAGCGTCCATGTCTTTCAGTTGCTCGTTAGCGTGAGAAGTATCACGCCCTAAAGCGCCGGAGTCATTTGTCCCCCACGACCATACATGGTTGTCCTGGTCCAAAGCCAGAACATGCATTCCTCCTACTGCGAAAGAAACAATCTTGGCCTGGTCTCGAGGCAAGTACGGATTCAGACGGGGCCTTTTGACCTCCTTATTTTTGGCCGAAGGGCCCAATCCTAGCTCGCACATTGAGCCGGTGCCCCAGCAGAATATATCTAGCGGCTGCAGTGACAGATACATGTACTTGTAGTCATCCTGACTGTTGATCAGCTCATAGTGCTTATGAATGGTGGAAACGAGGTGCTTTCTTGCCCGTTTGCCCGGCGTCAGAGGGGGACTTGCGGAACGTTTGCTCATAGTGCTAGTACCTGAGGTTATATCCAATTTATCTTGTGTATACAGATGGCAGCAAGCTGTGTGATGATCTTGTTATTGCGTGGTAagttttcattgtttaCTCGAACATTTACGTTCGTTGATGGTGATGGTGGTAACTGGTCAACGATAGATGGCCATCATCTGAAAAGCGCACTTGACCCTCTCAGCTCACGTACACTGTTTCAGCAATCGAAAATTTAGAGTTGGGCCGTCCTTTTTATGTTGGTTTTGATTCTGGTATCTGTTTAGCCATAAAATCAATATTAAATATAATGTTTTTGTGGGAATCGCtgacattgaaaacttgaagatcGGAACGCAAGTCACTAGCACAGATGAAAATTCAAACATTATTCTGTGTGGGACTCCTATTAGCATTCGCGACATCATCAGCATCTTTTTGGGAAGGGCTAAGCCAACTCACACACAAAAAGACCTCTTTTTTAAAATGGGACTTTAACGTTGACAGACTAGCAAACAATGTTGGCCGCCTAACCGGCGACACACATTTTTTGGCTGTTACTGATGCAGTAGTCCGCAACGCGGAGAGACAGATGCTAAATCTGTTCATCCAGAACCCTGCAGTGGGAATTACTAAAGATGTGAATAGGCTTTGTCGCGAAATTGAGTCTTCGAGCGCCCGCCTTGTGATAAGCCTTGACCATCCGGCTTGGGAGCCTGCAAGGCAACAAGTTACGCAGTATTTAGAGGGAAGATCAAGAGAATTTGGATTACGGTTGGCGTCTCACATCAGGGGAGATGCGAGGTCGCCATCTGCGGGCCTCGTTGACCTGCTGGCGAGCTTCAGTAAAAGCTTACAAAATGCCGTGTCACTCGTTGAAAATccatcaaaatcatcagatgcttttgaagagtttaCCTTTGCAAGTCGTATGGATGACTTGACCGTCGGAAGAATTGTCGGTGAGGGCATCGCTGAAAAGATCCGCGACAAAGTGGTAGGTGGTGACACGCACGCGGCACTGACAGACATTGCAAACATCTTCTGTGATTTCGGAACTTTGATGACCGCCTATGTGACTGGGCTGGCAATTTGTACTGCTGGTCTTGGCGCAGCATTGTGTGGCGTGTCAATAATAATATGCGGAGGTGGGACGATAATCTATATCTGTCGACTCTTACAAAATTTAGATAAAGTGTTCAAAACGTTGGGGGTTGGACTGTAGTACCATCAACCAGTTGGAACGGCCTTTATATTGTCGGTGTTGTTTTACATTGTAATTCTTTAATAGTATCACTATGGCCTATTATGTCACATGGTTTCCTTTCTTTCTCTGGTTGacgaaaaattttggtaaAAAGCTCGAAATGAGCGATGCGATGACCTTCCTTCGCGCTGAAGAATAAGCAGGCAAATAGTGATTCCAAAGGGCAATACACGCATTTAAGCCATGGGAAGAGTTGCCAGTTCCAAGAGCAGAAAACAGAGGCATGATCCCCTCTTGAAAGATCTTGATTCTGCCCAAGggaatttgagaaaagcgCCTAAAAAGagagaagatcaaaaagACGAGGATGACCAGGAGGAGTACGTCGATGCGGCTTCCTCCAGGAGGATTCTCCAGCTAGCCAAGGAGCAACagcaagagcttgaggaagaacaggaaaatgaaaagaatgGCGGCAACAATTTCGCGAGATTCCGTCTCGCAGGTAActacgaagaagacgaggaggaagacgaggacCAAGAGCGCGAGGAAAACATTTCAGACTTCGAGCCTGAGTACGACGAggagcaagaagaggaggaagttgttgagattgatgaagaggatgcAGCGATGTTCGAACAGTACTTCAAACGGTCGACAGATTACAACTCGGATTTCCAGAGCTACAACTTGGCAGATAAAATCATGGCATCCATCAGAGAGAAGGAGATGGAGCTCAATGCAGGCTCTGCCTCCGCTCGTGACGAGACTCAGCCAGAAGGTGTCGCGCTGCCACCTAAGGTTATCAGGGCCTACAGCACCGTCGGCGTAATCTTGAAGACCTGGACGCACGGCAAGCTTCCTAAGCTATTTAAGGTGATTCCTTCGCTGAACAACTGGCAGGACGTTCTATATGTGACTAACCCTGCGGATTGGTCACCACACGTGGTTTATGAGGCTACCAAGCTCTTTGTCTCTAATCTTCCCGCCAAGGAGGCACAGAAGTTTATCAACGCTGTACTCCTGGACCGGTTCCGGGACAACATCGAGACTGCAGAGGATCATTCGCTAAACTACCATATCTACAgagccttgaagaagtcgcTTTATAAGCCAAGTGCGTACTTCAAGGGCTTCTTGTTTCCATTGCTGGAGATGGGTTGCAATATCAGAGAGGCGACCATCGCCGGAAGTGTCCTAGCTAAGGTTTCCGTCCCAGCGCTCCACTCTGCGGCTGCTTTGAGTTACCTTCTAAGGCTACCATTCTCGCCAGCAACCACTGTTTTCATAAAGATCCTACTGGAGAAGAAGTACGCGCTACCATACCAGACCGTTGACGACTGTGTCTACTACTTCATGAGATTCAGAATTTTGAGCGACGGCAGTAATGGCGAGGACAGTAGCCGCACACTGCCAGTCGTCTGGCACAAGGCGTTCCTGTCCTTTGCTCAGCGCTACAAAAACGATATCACCCAGGACCAAAGAGACTTCCTGCTTGAGACTGTTCGCCAAAGAGGTCACAAAGACATCGGCCCTGAGATTAGACGCGAACTGATGGCCGGCGAAAGCAGAGAGTTTGTGAACAACCTTGAATCCAAAGACGATCTGATGCTGGATGTACAGTAGTTATTATATGGGCATTTATTGATGTAGATTAGTCaatatcacgtgacgcaATTTGCGGGATGAATTATAGTTCAACAGAGCCGCTTGCGACGCGTAGCAAAGTCTGCGTTGAAAACATCCCTTGCGTTTTTCGCTATGCTCACCAGCTCAGCCGGTTTACAGCTTGTGTACTCACCACAGATCAGCGGCTACGGCATGTTTCGTCCCAAATTACACGATAGTCAGATAATCTGAACTAATATCAAGAAACTAGTGGCTGCGGTTCCGCCGTCGAAGGATTTTACAAATTAATGTTGATTCTGGGCTGTGAAGCTGTCGGGCGGTCCCCATATTGATATCATAATCTCAGGCAATGTTTTGCACTTTAAAGTTGGCTGTATTGACCGCTGACTTCGTTGCGGATTTTTAGGCGGTATCCGATCAAGAACATATTTATCAAGCAGAGTGAAAAGAGCTAAAGGCAATTTTGAACATTAGGTACATACAGCCGATAGCAAAGCAACCATgggcgaagaagagggccGACCTGGGTCGATTGAGTTAGACGAAATACACAGCTCAAAAGGCGAGAGCACGGTGCCGAGCTTTCCTGATACTGGggaggaagaagatcttgaaaaagatttCAGAGATCCCAATACTTTCCCATATATTCTGCTTTCCTTATGGCTCAATACCTCTATATGCGCGGTAGATGGAACGATTATCTCGACCACGATGAACGAGATAGCTTCGATCTTTCAAGAGGCCTCCAAGGTTACCTGGGTCGCAACAGCTTACATGCTCACAACTTGCGCGGTACAGCCCCTATACGGCAAAACCAGTGATCTTCTGGGCAGAAAGAAGTGTTTGCTTTTCGCAGAGGTAGTCTTTATTGTCGGTCTCGTGATGTGTGGGGCGGCTCGTACGATCGAGGAGCTGATAGTAGCAAGAGCCATTTGCGGTGTCGGGGGGTCTGGCCTAGGCGCTATGTGCAATATCATACTCTCAGATCTTGCTCCCCTCTCACAGAGATCGATATACTGGGGTTGGGGCTCGGTTATATGGggcttttctcaaagtgTCGGCGGCCCCCTTGGTGGCCTGCTCTTGAACTGGTTCGGGGTTCGAGGTCTTTTTGTAGTCCAGATACCGTTCTGTCTTTTCAGTCTTTCTCTCACTGTTAAGTACATACATGACCTGTCGAATCAGACACAGGGCACCTGGCGCGACATTGACTTTGCTGGTAGTTTCTGCCTTATAACCGGCATTTCTGCTTTTATCTTCTTATGCTCGTCTTCGGGAGATGTAACTGATGACAGTGCGGTGTCTCTCTTTAAAGTGGGCTGTTTCCTAATCACGGTCCTATCCGTCAGTGGATTCATTTATGTGGAGAAAAATGTCGCCGCCAAGAGCATCTTGCCAGCCGAAGTGCTAAAAGGGTCTCTTGGAGTTATCAGCTTTATATATGGGCTTGCGTCGATGCTCAGTTACGTGGGGCTATTTGTAGTTCCGTTGTATCTACAGTTAGTCTGGGGCGTCAGCGTAGCGGGATCTGGTGGTTACATCATGTATGCTGTGATCTCCACGTCGATAGGCTCCTTTGGAAGCGGCTGGCTCCTCAGGAAATATGGAGCACCAGATAAGGATGCTACTCTTCTCAATTCAGGTATGATGCTCATTGGCAGCACGCTGATAAACACATTGGGGTTTTTCGTAATGTTCAAGAATATCCTTGAAATAAAGCCTGCCTTCGAAGGCGTAAAGAGCCCGTCGCCCGATCAGAAGTTCTGGTTTCTGTTAGGATTCGCCATTATGGGCCTTTCGGCGGGGTTCCAGAGTGTCTCAGTGATGCTATACACAGTCGCTAAAGTAGGGAGAAAAGGACAGGCGTCTTCAACCAGTGTCACATTCCTCTTCAGGTCACTAGGCAATGTCTTGAGCGTTTCGATATCATTGAGCGTTTTTGTCGCATCCCTGAAAGGCAAGTTGAAGTCGTACTTCCAAGGACAGCAAAGCGATCTCTAcagaaagctcttgaaagaaaatgCGTTCTTGAGGAGCGGGGAAGTGCCCAGCGACCAGTTAAAGGATCTTTTGCAAGTCTTCAAAAGTGCAATAGTGAAAGCGTTTTGGCCGTCGGTTGTGTGCTGCTTTCTGAGCGTTACCTTCGCAGGTGTCCTGTTTGTAATGATTAGGAGGTCCAGGCGTTTTGCCGGATTAAGCGCGTAGTCTTGGACTTCACATTTTAGGGAATATTTTGACAATCATGTATGTTAATAACAGACTGAGGAACATAAACAGTATGCACCCAAGGTAAAAGAGTAGCCCAACTTTGGAGTTGTGgtactttttcagcttgccGCCCAAGTTTGTAAGACTCCGGGAAGTGGCTTGTAACCCCAACTCGGTAGCTTTGAGAACAGTGGAGTCTTCCTCAAGAGCATTTTGAAATGCTTCAGCGCCCATTTTTAAGCCGGACACCAATTGTGACATGTCACTAATGAGCTCCTCCTGCAAGTTATTGTGCACTTGCATCTGCTTCTCTGTGTTGGCGCTTTGGTCTGCGCCCGAAGAACTACCACGACGATTCCCCAAGAGCCGGCTTCTGAGCTGCCCTAAactttcctcttcttcaccttcaGGACCAGCGGCCTTTTCAATATTTTCGAAGTCCTCTTCCTGGCGGCCGGTGTCCTCCGAATCAAAGTCCACGCTATAGCGTTTCGATTTCATTGACTCCATGAGATGCTCGTGCTCCGCAGTCAGCTTCGCCCTCGAGCTGTGTCTAGTCATCAAGGCTGAGCactcaagctcttcaaaagcatttCTGTAATCATCCAGCTCTGAACTGCCATGTTTCGGGGCTCGGAGCTGGCTTTCCACCGCGGACTTTCGCAAAAGGGCCAAGTTCGCGAGGGCTTTAGTGCTTATAATGTCTTGTAAAACAGGGTCATCGCTAAAACTGAGTTCCTCTGCGATCACAGGCTCGAGAGCACGCTTCCAATTATCGAACGGACCTCCGTACATTGCTTTATGTGTCTGCAGTTGAGGAAGAACAGACATTACCATCAGTGCCGCCTGCGTTTGAACTTTACTACTTCGTTCAAGAGAGCTTCACGGCCACGTGAACAAAGAGAATGACAACTCGCGAAACCGAGGAAACAGAACTGCTATACCCAGCTTCGCGAGCTGTGTATTGGAGGCTGTTGCTAATAACACTGCAAAAATGGTTTGAATTAGACCTAAGCCCCACGAAGAAGTCTCCCGTTTCAACTCGCAAGAGAACCTTATAATCTTGTTGAATGTGATCCTTTTAGCGATATTCACATAATAGTGTGACTACTTCGTGTTGATGATTACGCGCAGACAGAGGGACGAGCCACGCTACGTGACGACTTGCAAACCCGTGCTATGTTTTCATTCATAAAGCTAGTCCCAATGTTCactttgttgttgatgaagaacaCTCAAAGAATGGATCAAGCGGAATTTCGATAAGCACAATATAAAAACTTAAACCTACGGTCGCTTGTCGCACTCATTGTGCGTTGGGAGGCTAGGAGGGCCGTACTACACTGCATATAATTCAACCACGTGAGCATGCATCGAACCTTTCATGAGAGAAAGGGGAGTACTTATTATGAGCACATTGATAAGTCTCTTATCAGTTATATATAAAAGGAGTGTCATTAAATTTTACCATAGACTTGAGTGACAGGGTTCAAAAAGCGGACAGTTTCATCATGTCTGACTATTTGCCGATAGGCGGCAGTAAGCCCCGCGGAATATTTGAAAGGAGAAGACTGCTAGCAACTGTTGTGCTGGGGGCGTGCGCATTGCTAAGTGTGATATTGCTAGCTGGTCATACAGTCAATTCGCCAAACAACAAAGACTCAATTTGTTCAGAATGCGCTGGCTTTAAGGCATTGAGACCTGCGTTTAACAAGTCGCTCAACCACATTCTGTACAACCAAGATTACAAAATGTCCGTGATTGAGAAGCTAGCTGGCGCGGTCAAGATCCCAACAGAAATCTTCGACTTCACACCAAGTCCCTCAGACGATCCAGAAGCGTGGGTACATTTCCAGGAGCTACATGAATACCTAGAAACTCAATTCCCATACGTTTACGAAAAAGCACAAGTTGAGAAAATTGACGGGTTCGGCTTGTTGTTTACCTGGCAAGGTTCAAAGCCTGACTTGAAACCACTATTACTAATGGCCCACCAAGATGTTGTTCCGGTCGAACCAAATACGGTCGATATGTGGACTCACCCGCCTTTTAGCGGCTTTTACAATAGCTCGGAAGATTTGATCTACGGCCGTGGAACCGCTGACATCAAACAGCTCGTGGTCTCTCACTTGGAAGCTGTCGAACGGTTGATGCTAGACGGATTCAAGCCTCAAAGAACCATCATGATCTCATTCGGCTGTGACGAGGAAGCCTCTGGCTCATGCGCTGCAAAGATAGCTCAACACATCGAAAAGAGATACGGGGCCAACAGCATATATGCGATCCTTGATGAAGGTGGGCAGGTAGGAGAAGTAGACGGCGTTTATTTCGCGGAACCTGTAACATCAGAAAAGGGATACCTTGATGCAGAAATCACTGTTTTCACACCCGGCGGACATTCCTCTGTCCCTCCTGACCACACATCCATTGGTATTCTAGGCGAACTCATCGTTGACCTCGAAAAAGACCCATACGACATACTAATCGAAGAAAACAACCCAGCACTGGAGACTATTAAGTGCTTTATCAAATTTGGCGCTATCAAAGATGAGGAAATTGCCAAACATCTGAGCAAGAacaatttgaagaagcttggGACCGCACTTGACAACCGGCTAGCCCTCAAGTACCTTTTTAAGACATCTCAAGCGCTGGATATTGTGTCCGGAGGCATTAAAGCCAATGCCTTGCCTGAGTCTGCTACCGTTTTAGTCAACAACAGAATTGGCATGCATTCATCGGTAAACGAGACGCTAGGGCACATCATGAAACATGTACAGTCAAAAGCCGAAACGTACAACCTCGGCATCAAGGTCTTGGCCGGCCGTTActccaaagaagaaaccGCGGAAGTTATCAAGCCCGTTACCGAGAGCGGGCGGTTTGTGATTAGGCTTCTGGACCCTCTAGAGCCTGCTCCTTTCTCTCCAACAAGTGGTAGCCAAGTCTGGGATATCATCTCTGGCACAACGGTAAGCACTTACaaacaaaagctcttcGGTGGCGAAGATGCCAAAGTGTACATCACGCCAGCACTCAGCACAGGAAACACAGACACAAAGTCCTTCTGGAACCTAACTAGGAACATCTACAGATACAGCGGAAGTCTGCAGTACAAAGAATCCAACGAACATACTGTCGATGAAAAAAACTCGGGGCTGTCTCTTCTATCAGGTGTAGCATTCATGTATCAGTACATTCCGAATGTTGACGCGTACGCTACAGACGCCTAAGCTTCCCGGCTCGCTGCTAAAGTTCTCAGCATCTCAAACATTCTGCCAATCTACGCAAGAGTGTCACGAATATACTTCGTAATTTTAAAAATTTAGCGCCCGCTACTATCAAACTACGAACTGTGGGTTTCAGTCGGTGTTAGCGAAAGGGCGCAGGGATTAACCATATTCTaggcttcttgagcttACTTCTTCATGCGTGGGACGCCTTTCAAACAACCCTATCTCCGAAAAGATACGCTTCCTAATGAGAAATACTCTCAATAGGAGACTGGAATTGCCGAGAGACTTTGAGCATGTTGAAAAGTGTTAAAGAGCCTTGGTTTGTTAAATAAAAGACCTTGGAAAAGTAcctcttcgaaaaagacAACGCTTTATATACAGAAAAATTATAATAGTAGGGTAACACTTACATTTGAACCCTTAAGTTCTTGAACGGTGTCAAGGTTTAAAGCACATCTGACTTGGAAATTTAATGCTGTATGGCGTCAACATGATGATAGCCCGGGGTCCCTAAAATATGGTATGTTGATAGTGGTGCGTATCAAGGCTAATTGCGAATAACAATACCCTTTTCAGGGTGATCTTTAAATATGCATCTGTCATTTCCTTTTCATAAAATGCACATAGACCCTTGCGGGCAGCACACTGCTTTTAACCAAATGAAGAATAGGTTATGCCATTGAAATAATATTCAAGGTTAAATATTCGAGATTCTTAGTTTCAACCATTAATTACTAGCAATAGCTTGGACACcacttcttcgaaaaactaATTGAGGGGAATTTGCTCGCTGTAAATACCGTCTTGTATTTATTTTGTGTAGATCTATAAGTACTACGAATGTTCCGATTTCCAGATGTGCTCTTGGAACTAAAAATGCTATGAATTAATCTGAGAATTTAGCCCTTGTCTTAcccttcttgttttttttgttgtgttttttgCCACCGCTCGACTCAGCCTGAGTCTTGTGGAATGGGTTTGTAAGCTGCCCTTTGACACTGCtcatcttgaagaactcgtTATCTAAGTCTTCGGCAGCGT
Encoded proteins:
- the SRM1 gene encoding Ran guanyl-nucleotide exchange factor (similar to uniprot|P21827 Saccharomyces cerevisiae YGL097W SRM1 Nucleotide exchange factor for Gsp1p localizes to the nucleus required for nucleocytoplasmic trafficking of macromolecules potentially phosphorylated by Cdc28p); amino-acid sequence: MSKRSASPPLTPGKRARKHLVSTIHKHYELINSQDDYKYMYLSLQPLDIFCWGTGSMCELGLGPSAKNKEVKRPRLNPYLPRDQAKIVSFAVGGMHVLALDQDNHVWSWGTNDSGALGRDTSHANEQLKDMDADDSSDDEDGDLNDQESTPIKLPDESLPLKDHKVVQLAATDNLSCVLLDNGEVYAWGTFRCNEGILGFYKDTIKIQNTPWKVPSFTTSKVVQMAAGKDHILFLDEGGVVYAWGNGQQYQLGRKIMERSRLRTLDPRAFGLDKVKYIATGENHSFALTRDGRLYSWGLNQFGQCGVSEEVDDGALVTVPTEVLLPEGTRVKMVSAGEHHSMVLTEEGELYTFGRLDMFEIGIPKAKLPEQTYIDAHGKPRAVPVPTKLVEVPRFKNIAAGSHHSLAISEDGVVFSWGFGETYAVGLGPSGDDIEVPTRIKNTATQDHDIIFVGGGGQFSVSGGIKLNDQDAEKRADKYDD
- a CDS encoding KLTH0H05412p (conserved hypothetical protein), with protein sequence MKIQTLFCVGLLLAFATSSASFWEGLSQLTHKKTSFLKWDFNVDRLANNVGRLTGDTHFLAVTDAVVRNAERQMLNLFIQNPAVGITKDVNRLCREIESSSARLVISLDHPAWEPARQQVTQYLEGRSREFGLRLASHIRGDARSPSAGLVDLLASFSKSLQNAVSLVENPSKSSDAFEEFTFASRMDDLTVGRIVGEGIAEKIRDKVVGGDTHAALTDIANIFCDFGTLMTAYVTGLAICTAGLGAALCGVSIIICGGGTIIYICRLLQNLDKVFKTLGVGL
- the ENP1 gene encoding snoRNA-binding rRNA-processing protein ENP1 (similar to uniprot|P38333 Saccharomyces cerevisiae YBR247C ENP1 Protein associated with U3 and U14 snoRNAs required for pre-rRNA processing and 40S ribosomal subunit synthesis localized in the nucleus and concentrated in the nucleolus) is translated as MGRVASSKSRKQRHDPLLKDLDSAQGNLRKAPKKREDQKDEDDQEEYVDAASSRRILQLAKEQQQELEEEQENEKNGGNNFARFRLAGNYEEDEEEDEDQEREENISDFEPEYDEEQEEEEVVEIDEEDAAMFEQYFKRSTDYNSDFQSYNLADKIMASIREKEMELNAGSASARDETQPEGVALPPKVIRAYSTVGVILKTWTHGKLPKLFKVIPSLNNWQDVLYVTNPADWSPHVVYEATKLFVSNLPAKEAQKFINAVLLDRFRDNIETAEDHSLNYHIYRALKKSLYKPSAYFKGFLFPLLEMGCNIREATIAGSVLAKVSVPALHSAAALSYLLRLPFSPATTVFIKILLEKKYALPYQTVDDCVYYFMRFRILSDGSNGEDSSRTLPVVWHKAFLSFAQRYKNDITQDQRDFLLETVRQRGHKDIGPEIRRELMAGESREFVNNLESKDDLMLDVQ
- a CDS encoding KLTH0H05456p (similar to uniprot|Q04301 Saccharomyces cerevisiae YMR088C VBA1 Permease of basic amino acids in the vacuolar membrane), giving the protein MGEEEGRPGSIELDEIHSSKGESTVPSFPDTGEEEDLEKDFRDPNTFPYILLSLWLNTSICAVDGTIISTTMNEIASIFQEASKVTWVATAYMLTTCAVQPLYGKTSDLLGRKKCLLFAEVVFIVGLVMCGAARTIEELIVARAICGVGGSGLGAMCNIILSDLAPLSQRSIYWGWGSVIWGFSQSVGGPLGGLLLNWFGVRGLFVVQIPFCLFSLSLTVKYIHDLSNQTQGTWRDIDFAGSFCLITGISAFIFLCSSSGDVTDDSAVSLFKVGCFLITVLSVSGFIYVEKNVAAKSILPAEVLKGSLGVISFIYGLASMLSYVGLFVVPLYLQLVWGVSVAGSGGYIMYAVISTSIGSFGSGWLLRKYGAPDKDATLLNSGMMLIGSTLINTLGFFVMFKNILEIKPAFEGVKSPSPDQKFWFLLGFAIMGLSAGFQSVSVMLYTVAKVGRKGQASSTSVTFLFRSLGNVLSVSISLSVFVASLKGKLKSYFQGQQSDLYRKLLKENAFLRSGEVPSDQLKDLLQVFKSAIVKAFWPSVVCCFLSVTFAGVLFVMIRRSRRFAGLSA
- the USE1 gene encoding SNAP receptor USE1 (similar to uniprot|P53146 Saccharomyces cerevisiae YGL098W USE1 Use1p is a SNARE and forms a complex with the SNAREs Sec22p Sec20p and Ufe1p. The protein is localized to the ER and use1 mutants show defects in retrograde traffic from the Golgi to the ER Protein required for cell viability), whose protein sequence is MVMSVLPQLQTHKAMYGGPFDNWKRALEPVIAEELSFSDDPVLQDIISTKALANLALLRKSAVESQLRAPKHGSSELDDYRNAFEELECSALMTRHSSRAKLTAEHEHLMESMKSKRYSVDFDSEDTGRQEEDFENIEKAAGPEGEEEESLGQLRSRLLGNRRGSSSGADQSANTEKQMQVHNNLQEELISDMSQLVSGLKMGAEAFQNALEEDSTVLKATELGLQATSRSLTNLGGKLKKYHNSKVGLLFYLGCILFMFLSLLLTYMIVKIFPKM
- a CDS encoding M20 family metallopeptidase (similar to uniprot|P27614 Saccharomyces cerevisiae YJL172W CPS1 Vacuolar carboxypeptidase yscS expression is induced under low-nitrogen conditions), which encodes MSDYLPIGGSKPRGIFERRRLLATVVLGACALLSVILLAGHTVNSPNNKDSICSECAGFKALRPAFNKSLNHILYNQDYKMSVIEKLAGAVKIPTEIFDFTPSPSDDPEAWVHFQELHEYLETQFPYVYEKAQVEKIDGFGLLFTWQGSKPDLKPLLLMAHQDVVPVEPNTVDMWTHPPFSGFYNSSEDLIYGRGTADIKQLVVSHLEAVERLMLDGFKPQRTIMISFGCDEEASGSCAAKIAQHIEKRYGANSIYAILDEGGQVGEVDGVYFAEPVTSEKGYLDAEITVFTPGGHSSVPPDHTSIGILGELIVDLEKDPYDILIEENNPALETIKCFIKFGAIKDEEIAKHLSKNNLKKLGTALDNRLALKYLFKTSQALDIVSGGIKANALPESATVLVNNRIGMHSSVNETLGHIMKHVQSKAETYNLGIKVLAGRYSKEETAEVIKPVTESGRFVIRLLDPLEPAPFSPTSGSQVWDIISGTTVSTYKQKLFGGEDAKVYITPALSTGNTDTKSFWNLTRNIYRYSGSLQYKESNEHTVDEKNSGLSLLSGVAFMYQYIPNVDAYATDA